The following are from one region of the Segatella oris genome:
- a CDS encoding GNAT family N-acetyltransferase — MEEEIIQPIDKALLKSELTPERQLRMTNKSNNEIYVVTAHDAPNVMKEIGRLREIAFRTAGGGTGKAMDIDEFDTMENCCKQLIVWNPEAEEIIGGYRYLFGSDWKIDANGQPILATSHMFHFSEQFMKDYAPYTVELGRSFVSLEYQNARVNSKSIFALDNLWDGLGALTVINPQCRYFFGKMTMYPSYIRKGRDMILYFLKKHFDDKENLIIPIKPLKIETPEDELSAIFCKDNFKEDYRILNKHIRELGYNIPPLINAYMSLSPTMKLFGTAINYGFGDVEETGILIAVDEILEDKRVRHIDSYVKEHPEALKITSGANKVIYKNK; from the coding sequence ATGGAAGAAGAGATTATCCAACCTATTGATAAAGCTCTGTTGAAGAGTGAACTTACTCCCGAACGGCAGCTTCGCATGACCAATAAAAGCAACAATGAAATCTATGTTGTGACGGCTCACGATGCACCGAATGTCATGAAGGAGATTGGTCGACTGCGCGAGATTGCCTTCCGTACAGCCGGCGGAGGCACAGGCAAAGCCATGGATATCGACGAGTTCGACACTATGGAAAACTGCTGCAAACAGCTCATCGTGTGGAACCCCGAAGCAGAGGAAATCATCGGAGGTTACCGTTATCTCTTTGGTTCTGATTGGAAAATCGATGCCAACGGGCAGCCAATTCTCGCCACAAGTCACATGTTCCATTTCTCTGAACAGTTCATGAAAGACTACGCTCCCTATACCGTTGAGTTGGGACGGAGCTTTGTTTCGCTTGAATATCAGAACGCACGTGTCAACTCCAAGAGTATCTTTGCACTCGATAACCTTTGGGATGGGCTTGGTGCACTCACCGTTATCAATCCTCAGTGCAGATACTTCTTCGGCAAGATGACCATGTATCCGTCATACATCCGCAAGGGACGCGACATGATTCTCTATTTTCTCAAGAAGCATTTCGATGACAAGGAAAACCTCATTATACCGATAAAACCGCTGAAAATTGAAACTCCTGAGGATGAATTGTCTGCCATTTTCTGCAAAGACAACTTTAAAGAAGACTACCGCATTCTCAACAAACACATTCGTGAATTAGGCTATAATATCCCCCCGTTAATCAATGCTTACATGAGTCTCAGCCCCACGATGAAACTCTTCGGCACTGCAATCAACTATGGATTTGGCGATGTTGAGGAGACAGGTATCCTCATTGCTGTCGACGAAATCCTTGAAGACAAGCGTGTCCGCCACATCGACAGTTACGTCAAAGAACATCCCGAAGCTCTTAAAATCACGAGTGGAGCCAACAAAGTGATTTATAAAAACAAGTGA
- a CDS encoding glycerol acyltransferase — protein MNESIEKTIDIEKILRDKMGKKARYVPRFVISWLKKIIHEDEVNRFLWENRKLEGTEWLTACVQYLDMTLDIVGAENLPDKHDGKLYTFVSNHPLGGQDGVSLGSIIGQHYDGKFRYLVNDLLLNLPGLKPVSIGINKTGRQSRDFPRMVEAGFNSDNHLLMFPAGLNSRKLNGEIHDLPWKKTFITKSVETHRDVVPIHFSGRNSKRFYRIAKFSDRWLPFNLAMLFLVDEMYRNVGKTFRITIGKPIPWQTFNKTKSPMEWAKFVEDRVYGLSLSSI, from the coding sequence ATGAATGAGAGCATAGAGAAGACCATAGATATTGAGAAAATTCTAAGAGACAAGATGGGAAAAAAGGCACGCTATGTGCCTCGTTTTGTCATATCATGGCTGAAGAAAATCATTCATGAAGATGAGGTAAACCGGTTTCTCTGGGAAAATCGCAAGTTGGAAGGCACCGAATGGCTGACTGCCTGCGTGCAATATCTCGACATGACACTCGACATTGTAGGGGCTGAAAACCTGCCCGACAAACACGATGGAAAGCTTTATACTTTCGTTTCCAATCATCCTTTGGGTGGTCAGGACGGTGTTTCGCTCGGCTCAATCATCGGTCAACACTATGATGGAAAGTTTCGTTATTTAGTCAACGACCTGCTGCTCAACCTCCCCGGACTGAAGCCAGTGAGCATTGGTATCAATAAAACAGGCCGGCAGAGCCGTGATTTTCCACGCATGGTGGAGGCAGGTTTCAACAGCGACAACCACTTGCTGATGTTTCCCGCTGGTCTTAACAGTCGGAAACTCAATGGGGAAATTCATGATCTTCCATGGAAGAAGACTTTCATCACCAAGAGTGTTGAGACTCACAGAGACGTTGTTCCTATTCATTTCAGCGGCCGGAATTCCAAACGTTTCTACCGTATCGCCAAGTTCAGTGATCGTTGGTTGCCGTTCAATTTAGCCATGCTTTTCCTCGTTGATGAGATGTATAGAAATGTAGGGAAGACGTTTCGCATCACGATAGGGAAACCTATTCCATGGCAGACTTTCAATAAGACGAAATCACCGATGGAATGGGCCAAATTCGTCGAAGACCGTGTTTACGGTCTGTCGTTGAGTTCTATTTGA
- the mraZ gene encoding division/cell wall cluster transcriptional repressor MraZ — MRFLGNIEAKADTKGRAFLPAVFRKVLQASGEENLVLRKDVFESCLVLYPECVWNEQLDLLRQRLNRWDRMQWQIFRQFVSDAEVVTLDANGRFLIPKRYLKLAGIEQELKFIGVDDTIEIWSKDNSEAPFVEPADFGNALQTLMGLDEDR, encoded by the coding sequence ATGCGTTTTTTAGGAAACATAGAAGCAAAAGCCGATACCAAAGGAAGAGCCTTTCTGCCGGCCGTTTTTCGCAAGGTGCTTCAAGCATCGGGCGAGGAAAATCTGGTGCTGCGTAAGGATGTGTTTGAGTCATGTCTTGTGCTTTATCCAGAGTGTGTATGGAATGAACAGCTTGACCTTCTGCGACAACGGCTCAACCGTTGGGACAGAATGCAATGGCAGATTTTCCGCCAGTTTGTGTCGGATGCCGAGGTAGTCACACTTGATGCCAACGGTCGTTTCCTTATACCGAAGCGCTATTTGAAACTTGCAGGTATCGAGCAGGAACTGAAATTCATAGGCGTGGACGATACCATTGAAATCTGGAGTAAGGATAACAGTGAAGCTCCTTTCGTCGAACCTGCCGACTTCGGCAATGCGTTGCAGACGCTGATGGGGCTGGATGAAGATAGATAA